One Cloacibacillus sp. DNA window includes the following coding sequences:
- a CDS encoding lectin like domain-containing protein, producing the protein MKQIKNVICKILLLSMLTLPPGCAALVCAASEARAAESRYDMRQMLPPVRNQGDFSTCWSFAIIGAIESNLIKKGVASRDIDLSEYYLSYYTFNDESETLYSFQSDKETGFDTGASDFMSTAIVTRGTGPVYESEAPYPHRKAKAVKPPVTARKFKLKNVLYLGEDASDIPLAGERINVVKAAIAQYGGASAALCCPDEDGVVMDDLLSPSYGYFTNFKSGEPEQGANYREANHDVLLVGWDDSFSRLKFGGRNGRGPKPAKDGAWIVRNSWGKGWGDKGCFYVSYEEGTLVNGIVYDAVPAVQDENIYQYDILGVADFINGDFVPLISKNRAIPAWGANIYTALRDERLNSAAVYTARPGTQCELKIYTGVGSGSPTNGTLALTKSVTLDAPGFHSIDLPAPVAVKKGERFSVVMKLTSPASEFPIPIEMRAAGDTTHKKSTSHPGESWISASGKYWTDLNTIDETANVCIKAYATPEK; encoded by the coding sequence ATGAAACAGATAAAAAACGTGATTTGCAAAATACTTCTTTTGTCCATGCTCACCCTCCCTCCGGGCTGTGCGGCGCTCGTTTGCGCCGCTTCCGAAGCGCGGGCCGCAGAAAGCCGTTACGACATGCGACAGATGCTGCCCCCCGTCAGAAACCAGGGCGACTTCTCAACATGCTGGTCCTTCGCCATAATCGGCGCCATCGAATCAAACCTCATCAAAAAAGGCGTCGCGAGCCGCGACATAGACCTCTCCGAATACTACCTCTCCTACTACACCTTCAACGACGAATCTGAGACGCTTTACTCATTCCAGTCCGATAAAGAGACCGGCTTCGACACTGGCGCAAGCGACTTCATGTCCACCGCCATCGTCACGCGCGGCACCGGCCCCGTCTACGAAAGCGAAGCCCCCTACCCGCACAGAAAGGCAAAAGCCGTAAAGCCGCCCGTAACCGCAAGAAAATTCAAACTCAAAAACGTCCTCTACCTTGGAGAAGACGCCTCCGACATCCCGCTTGCCGGAGAACGCATAAACGTCGTCAAAGCCGCCATTGCGCAGTACGGCGGCGCAAGCGCCGCGCTCTGCTGCCCCGACGAAGACGGCGTCGTAATGGACGACCTTCTTTCGCCCTCCTACGGCTACTTCACAAACTTTAAATCAGGCGAACCGGAACAGGGCGCAAACTACCGCGAAGCCAACCACGACGTCCTGCTGGTCGGATGGGACGACAGCTTCAGCCGCCTCAAATTCGGCGGCAGAAACGGCCGCGGCCCCAAACCGGCAAAAGACGGCGCGTGGATCGTGCGCAACAGCTGGGGCAAAGGCTGGGGCGATAAAGGCTGCTTCTACGTCTCCTACGAAGAGGGCACCTTAGTCAACGGCATCGTCTACGACGCGGTACCCGCCGTACAAGACGAAAACATCTACCAGTACGACATCCTGGGCGTAGCTGATTTTATAAACGGCGACTTCGTGCCCCTCATTTCAAAAAACCGCGCGATACCGGCGTGGGGCGCCAACATCTACACCGCCCTGCGCGACGAACGGCTAAATTCCGCCGCCGTCTACACAGCGCGCCCGGGCACACAATGCGAGCTTAAAATATACACGGGCGTCGGCTCAGGCTCCCCAACAAACGGCACGCTCGCGCTCACCAAAAGCGTCACCCTCGACGCGCCCGGCTTTCATTCAATAGACCTGCCCGCGCCCGTCGCCGTCAAAAAAGGCGAACGCTTCTCCGTCGTGATGAAACTGACCTCGCCCGCCTCAGAATTTCCGATACCGATAGAAATGCGCGCAGCCGGCGACACAACGCACAAAAAATCGACCTCGCATCCCGGAGAAAGCTGGATATCAGCCTCAGGGAAATATTGGACCGACCTCAACACCATAGACGAAACCGCAAACGTCTGCATAAAAGCCTACGCCACGCCAGAAAAGTAA
- a CDS encoding tetratricopeptide repeat protein, whose protein sequence is MKRRKTLWCARLIFVCVFLLCATFASAADYDALNKAADELFDNQDYAAAAQKYEQAVQKGSGWAMARLGYLYENGIGVAADVNKAFSLYEKGAAAGDIAAIYNLGACYFFGVSAAKDEARGLALIKKSAEAGDDGALCTLGDLYQSGTGVPADKTLALKYYRKAARAGSEDAMKAIAAKYAEGDGVQKDKQEALRWYGYAADLGDEEAAAAVKKLK, encoded by the coding sequence ATGAAGCGGAGAAAAACATTATGGTGCGCACGCCTCATATTCGTATGCGTTTTTTTGCTGTGCGCCACCTTCGCCAGCGCCGCCGACTACGACGCTCTCAACAAAGCGGCCGACGAGCTTTTTGATAACCAAGATTACGCGGCCGCCGCGCAAAAATACGAACAGGCCGTGCAGAAGGGCAGCGGCTGGGCGATGGCGCGCCTTGGATACCTCTATGAAAACGGCATAGGCGTCGCGGCCGACGTCAATAAAGCCTTCAGCCTCTACGAAAAAGGGGCCGCCGCCGGAGACATTGCCGCGATATACAACCTGGGAGCCTGTTATTTCTTCGGCGTATCCGCCGCAAAGGACGAAGCAAGAGGGCTCGCCCTCATCAAAAAAAGCGCAGAGGCGGGCGACGACGGCGCGCTCTGCACTCTGGGCGACCTCTATCAGAGCGGGACGGGCGTTCCCGCCGACAAAACGCTCGCCCTCAAATATTACAGAAAAGCCGCGCGCGCCGGAAGCGAAGACGCCATGAAGGCGATCGCCGCAAAGTACGCAGAGGGAGACGGCGTGCAAAAAGACAAACAGGAGGCGCTGCGCTGGTATGGATACGCAGCAGATCTAGGCGACGAAGAGGCCGCAGCCGCCGTCAAAAAACTTAAATAA